From the Lasioglossum baleicum unplaced genomic scaffold, iyLasBale1 scaffold2195, whole genome shotgun sequence genome, the window tgtcaaaaataaagaaatacaaACCATTTTTCAAATTCCTAAATTGCCACGTGTAacgtagaaattgtatttagtGTGTCgagatattttgtaattttttaaagatgcgtCCGTGGTTGGTGCATCGGAATGCGGGTTtaataaagagaaaaaaaggTTTGGTTGTCGAACTGTAATTACGATGGCAGCTTTTATTTACATCAAAACGGGCGATCTTACTCTttcgtattatatgtatatgtatgtatatatatatttatacatatatttatatactgttatacatatatatatatatatatacaaatataaatatatacatatgtgtgtatacatatatatttatacatataatatatatatatatatatatatatatattcatttatttatatatatttatatccttCTCAATTATGCGAATTCTTATACGTTATAGTGATGGTTaattcaattttctatttatgtgTCGTTAATCTAACAACCTACGCGTATCTTTTGGAGTTTGGGACGTCTATAATCAGCTAGAAAACTAAAAAGGGACAGTGGTCAAGAGAAAGGGGAGTGATAAACGTATCTGCGCGTTTATCCAACGATGTTCGCAACCAGTCGATTTCTCAGTACTTCGTTAAGGCACTTAAAAGACCGAAGAGAAGTTGTATCTCGCCTTTCACGCGGTGCCACGTGACAGAGGACGATACACTCTAATGTCTTTTTTTCACCCCACGATGATCCGCCTTTTCCCTTCAAATGTACACGACGAAAAGTCACGATTATATATTTGGCCACAACGTGGAATTCATGATTATTCCAAACGGGTACAGTCGTTAATCGAAAATCAAAAAATACGCTCCATGTATCGTATACTCATACAAAAGGAATTGGAAGCATCTTCGCTTTTTCAGAATCTGGAAAATAGTAGATCGGAAATCTAACAAATAGTCTCTGTCAGTTTCGCGCAGCTCGATATCGACACATAGAAACAACTAGATTGGTATGGAAAGGCAGCATTTTCAAAGATTACCGCAACACATTTCTCTAGATATGAACGATTTTCgaactataattttttttctctctaacAACATACCCTGTGTTCGCTTCATGGCTCGCTTAGCCATTGAACAACACTTGCCACATCGCTTCGATTTCCACTATCTCTAgtactttctctctctttctcttattCTTTTTATTCGTATCTTTTCGTCCGCGATCGTGTCTAATTCTGCAACGGGGTTTTTTCTCCTTTGTATTTACACAATGGAACGAAACACATTTATTGGCGCCTCTAAGCTACTGTACAACAAGAAACACTAAGTTTCTAACACGAGAAGTATTCGTAAGCGCGACGCGCGAGTATGTTGCTTCGCGGTATCGCGCACCACCTAATACTGCATTTGGGCATAACCGGCAATCTCATCGTGTACGTGAGTTTTGTTACGAGGTAAACAAGGaggaaagaaaacaaaaaaaaaaaaaaaaacgactgCAACGGAAGAAGTTAAATAACACACGATTCACAACTAATTACAGTTAGCAATTACGTTTAAACATGTTGACCTTAAGAACTTTCTCGCCACAGACGAACTCTCCTttacgtttttctttttttttttttatattcctTTTCCGTTTTCTACCTTATCGGCGTTTACGAGTGCGAAACGAAGACAcgttttatgaaaaatattataaaaattcgaaGTAAAGAATTTCACGTTATTGTCCGCCTTATAGTATCGAAGCAGTCGATCGTGGTCGAACGATGCCTCGTCGTTCCCGGCCTGTTCGGTCTACAAATGAAATCTAGATATAAAAAAGTTTACAGGAAAAAAGACTTTGTATCGTTTCCATCAGTTTCTCTCGTCGGTATCGGcttctcctccctctctctgtgtTCAACATGCGAAAATCAATTAAACGATGCGTTTATCGCGTGTGGTGGATGCGTGTAGTGTTCATTTGCCGAGTTTCTCGAACATGATCAGCTTCTCTTTAAAGCTCTTCGTATCCGTGGATACCTCGGATATATTGCCGTTCAACATATTCTGCAGATCCTCGTCGTTCTTGCTGACAAGGAGATTGTCGAAGATCATCTTGTTGTCTTCCTGCTTGGCGACCGGAGAGGTAGGCTGCGACGTGGTGATCTGTTGCTTCTTCTTAGGGTAAATCACAGAGCTTCGTTGGTTGTTGCCGTTGTCGGCCATTCTGGTAACTATCGTGATGGCTAGCAGCTGATGAATGTCGATgttctccttcgattccgacgACTGGCGCCAGTAGAATTTGTCCGGTGAGATCAACGATTTCGAGTCGTCTGTACCGTCTGCCATTGAGATTTGATCCGAATGCGACGTCACTATAGATTTATTGGTCCAAGGATCCTGAAACACGCAAAAGTCTCTATTACACATCGAgcatttgaaaatataaaatcgaTCGCGTACGATCGATTTTCAAGGGAAACGTACATTTTTATCGCGTCTTTCCGCGACAGCGTCCGCTAGGTCCTCCTGTTTCCTATCCTGCTCCAAGTCCCTCTCTAGACTGTCCAAGGTCTCGGTGCTCTCGGACGATTTGTTCCTCCTCTCGGAGTCCAGGGTGTCGGTACTGCCGAGTTCCGAGCTTTCCGACGATTTCTGAAGCCTGGTTGGCTTCCTAACCGTGACCGAtctcttctcctcctcctgGTCGTCCGTTTGAACGATGTCCACGTAGCTGGTGCTAGGTATTCTCTTCGGTGTCCTCCTGATCCTCCGATTCTCCAACCTGTCGTCCGACTCGAGGTTATCCGAGCTTTCGGACGACATCCGT encodes:
- the LOC143221301 gene encoding uncharacterized protein LOC143221301, producing SLEAIEALTSDESIERRRSSFELRARRSSKNISKSSESFELLEQTQIAAETVQELQKRSSISDINLSRGRRLSKSISKSSEDFERIEINEPKDEEENASRESFGKCCRRSSKRMSSESSDNLESDDRLENRRIRRTPKRIPSTSYVDIVQTDDQEEEKRSVTVRKPTRLQKSSESSELGSTDTLDSERRNKSSESTETLDSLERDLEQDRKQEDLADAVAERRDKNDPWTNKSIVTSHSDQISMADGTDDSKSLISPDKFYWRQSSESKENIDIHQLLAITIVTRMADNGNNQRSSVIYPKKKQQITTSQPTSPVAKQEDNKMIFDNLLVSKNDEDLQNMLNGNISEVSTDTKSFKEKLIMFEKLGK